In one window of Campylobacter coli DNA:
- a CDS encoding flagellar hook-length control protein FliK: MSNLTPSNDILNLTPSKTNTTHSSSSKTKEQDLKKSDNTTQDDTESFLNSLLNSIEETNEFLPDHMKISQKEVVNEAMDKLQNGVFSESDKISIFESASFMQILSLLDKLKADTADIKLANLSTQLSQLVKTEANFNALKSASNLSELLNIAKDLGLNVKNIKVDRLLDLKATFPNLDKANFFKGAVDNVFKEIINNKLAHISKNLNQNVQNLNHTSHANLNQNSKNIKSKDDTSLLSQTLKNLDAIISSKNEKKDKAEIKNDNVKIQTDSETTELKNTSKNLNHSESLKELDQENLTNNDKKLPNQEVQNKEHTKELKNDKNTLLNEPLKKDDKELKNTNKANAQDLTPSKNNTTQDKLPMQEKVSTQEKTMPQEKVSTQEKTILQDNKASVQEKPLNNKEGLNQETNNIKNTKDLNQALDKNNNLSENPKEQVKNENTNFNKTSNKENIRDSQNLSLNLNPKDLNLNKDNKSSVKDNTLKDIKQNFTEQKVSFENLNKTQFVSNKDNTNFTHYTNKENYTQEQGKIQSENTEKNPLDDLNSLVKDLNKISQNNTKNITPKETLQHFSQDLKAAMEQYKAPITKLSITLNPHNLGEVEVTLVQRGNNLHINFNSNTNAMNLFIQNQAEFKNSLVNMGFTGLEMNFSDQGKREQNQNQGKNRSGYGFKDALEGKTENEKVNLELVLAKYF; the protein is encoded by the coding sequence ATGTCAAATTTGACCCCAAGTAATGACATCTTAAATCTTACTCCAAGTAAGACAAATACAACCCATAGTTCATCGAGTAAAACTAAAGAGCAAGATTTAAAAAAATCTGACAATACAACACAAGATGATACAGAGAGTTTTTTAAATTCTTTACTCAATTCTATCGAAGAAACAAATGAGTTTTTGCCTGATCATATGAAAATCAGTCAAAAAGAAGTTGTTAATGAAGCTATGGATAAATTACAAAATGGGGTTTTTAGCGAGAGTGATAAAATAAGTATTTTTGAATCCGCCTCTTTTATGCAAATTTTATCTTTGCTTGATAAGTTAAAAGCAGATACAGCCGATATCAAACTTGCCAATCTTTCCACCCAGCTTTCTCAACTTGTAAAAACAGAAGCTAATTTTAATGCCCTAAAAAGTGCAAGCAATCTTAGCGAGCTTTTGAATATAGCTAAAGATTTGGGTTTGAATGTAAAAAATATCAAAGTAGATCGTTTGCTAGATCTTAAGGCTACTTTTCCAAATTTAGATAAGGCTAATTTCTTTAAGGGTGCAGTGGATAATGTTTTTAAAGAGATTATAAACAATAAACTTGCCCATATCAGTAAAAATTTAAATCAAAATGTGCAAAATTTAAATCACACTTCGCACGCTAATCTTAATCAAAATTCTAAAAATATAAAATCCAAAGATGATACTTCTTTGCTTTCTCAAACTTTAAAAAATTTAGATGCTATCATTTCAAGTAAAAATGAAAAAAAAGACAAAGCCGAAATCAAAAATGATAATGTTAAAATTCAAACAGATAGCGAAACAACAGAATTAAAAAATACTTCTAAAAATTTAAACCATAGCGAGTCTTTAAAAGAACTTGATCAAGAAAATTTAACCAATAATGATAAAAAACTTCCAAATCAAGAGGTGCAAAACAAAGAACACACCAAAGAACTTAAAAATGATAAAAATACACTTTTAAATGAACCTTTAAAAAAAGATGATAAAGAATTAAAAAATACAAATAAAGCTAATGCGCAAGATTTGACACCTAGTAAAAATAATACCACACAAGATAAATTGCCAATGCAAGAGAAGGTATCAACACAAGAAAAGACAATGCCACAAGAGAAAGTATCGACACAAGAAAAGACAATCTTGCAAGATAATAAGGCATCAGTGCAAGAAAAGCCTCTTAATAACAAAGAGGGTTTAAATCAAGAAACAAACAATATCAAAAATACAAAAGATTTAAATCAAGCGTTGGATAAAAATAATAATCTAAGTGAAAATCCTAAAGAACAAGTTAAGAATGAAAATACAAATTTTAACAAAACTTCCAATAAAGAAAATATAAGGGATTCTCAAAATTTGAGTTTAAATTTAAATCCAAAGGATCTTAATCTCAATAAAGACAATAAATCGAGCGTTAAAGACAATACCTTAAAAGACATCAAGCAAAATTTCACAGAGCAAAAAGTTAGTTTTGAAAATTTAAACAAAACTCAATTTGTATCCAATAAAGATAATACAAATTTCACTCACTACACTAATAAAGAAAATTATACACAAGAGCAAGGTAAAATACAGAGTGAGAATACCGAAAAAAATCCTTTAGATGATTTAAATTCTTTAGTAAAGGATTTAAATAAAATTTCACAAAACAATACTAAAAATATCACTCCTAAGGAAACCTTACAACATTTTTCGCAGGATTTAAAAGCAGCAATGGAGCAATACAAAGCCCCAATCACCAAGCTTAGTATCACGCTAAATCCTCACAACCTTGGAGAAGTTGAGGTGACTTTGGTACAAAGAGGAAATAATCTTCATATCAATTTTAATTCCAATACCAATGCAATGAATTTATTTATCCAAAATCAAGCTGAATTTAAAAATTCTCTTGTAAATATGGGATTTACAGGACTTGAAATGAATTTTAGCGATCAAGGAAAAAGAGAGCAAAATCAAAATCAAGGTAAAAATCGAAGTGGATATGGTTTTAAAGATGCTTTAGAAGGGAAAACCGAAAATGAAAAGGTAAATCTAGAGCTTGTTTTGGCTAAGTATTTCTAA
- a CDS encoding flagellar basal body rod modification protein — MLTSSDWTMTNTNTNTNTNTNTNTATTTSTNTTSDTSSTSSSGLASNPNATLDKDAFLKLLLIELQHQDPTDPMDSDKMLTQTSQLSALEMQQNTNTTMQKMVETMQLLSNSFSTSMSTSAIGAIGKMATVSDNKIKLTGSDEIIALKMYLPEDSDENGVTLEVYDSNNKLVFSEKSGEQSVSQGLFTMEWPGRNNDGVYAGDGEYTVKMVYNNKNGEKITANYGTYPIEGIIFKEGLAYAKMAGEEVPFDAITEITDYKLSSSSSTGSGSSGSDSSGGSSGTTEDSESEERA; from the coding sequence ATGTTAACTTCATCAGATTGGACTATGACAAACACAAATACAAACACAAATACAAACACAAATACCAATACCGCTACTACCACTAGCACAAACACTACTTCAGATACAAGTTCAACTAGTAGTTCAGGTCTTGCTTCTAATCCAAATGCAACTCTTGATAAAGATGCCTTTTTGAAACTTCTTTTAATCGAGCTTCAGCATCAAGATCCAACTGATCCTATGGATAGTGATAAAATGCTTACGCAAACTTCTCAATTATCAGCACTTGAGATGCAGCAAAATACAAATACCACTATGCAAAAAATGGTTGAAACTATGCAATTGCTTTCAAATTCTTTTAGCACAAGTATGAGTACTTCAGCTATCGGAGCCATAGGAAAGATGGCAACTGTTTCGGATAATAAAATCAAGCTTACGGGTTCAGATGAGATTATCGCGCTTAAAATGTATTTGCCTGAAGATTCTGATGAAAATGGAGTTACTTTGGAAGTATATGACAGCAATAACAAGCTAGTATTTAGCGAAAAAAGTGGCGAGCAATCTGTTTCTCAAGGACTTTTTACAATGGAATGGCCAGGAAGAAATAATGATGGCGTTTATGCAGGCGATGGCGAGTATACTGTTAAAATGGTTTATAACAATAAAAATGGCGAAAAAATCACTGCAAATTATGGTACTTACCCTATCGAAGGAATCATTTTTAAAGAAGGTTTAGCTTATGCAAAGATGGCAGGCGAAGAAGTTCCTTTTGACGCTATAACAGAAATTACTGATTATAAATTAAGCTCTTCTTCTAGCACTGGAAGTGGTAGTTCAGGAAGTGATTCAAGTGGAGGCTCATCAGGAACTACAGAAGATAGTGAGAGCGAAGAGAGGGCATAA
- a CDS encoding flagellar hook-basal body complex protein, translating to MMTSFYNGLSGVKTNSFDIDVAANNIANVNTMGFKYSTTQFKDIFYSTITSQSTNPTQGGYGTGAASSQIVFEQGSPVASEGEFDVALQGKGFFGVLGADGEAYYTRNGAFRRDAAGNLVDSYGNFVLGTMNPAFAGVSYSDRVAGLMGDYLNTGTPVNSGFTVNSNDVFNIGTTASQGVIKVPVNMYLPPQVTQNVKWSGSLNTNATTEVVKVDLDPAKFNVQKTEDGKYIVSGSVSKEDVFSAKAGDRILLNFIDDNGVKTSFEATLDENLNFTSNELDLKGLDPNSIKLETAQISTEQQKANKDILESSIYNADGSKSILRLTLERILPQEGENIQYKAIAQIFNSDGEAVGNPTEGSMVFDKNGALLQNNITSIANPNGGTINIDLGTPYDANKPGSGYSGIYIKEGVAKNIVTQQDGVAEGFFDQYSISDDGSIVAQFSNGKAAIVGKLALYNFINEQGLAAMGDNIFAATANSGDASFIMKDGQVINTAEFKGGFLEQSNVDLSVQLSNLIATQKSFDASSKSITTSDQMIQKAINMKR from the coding sequence ATGATGACTTCATTTTATAACGGACTTTCAGGAGTTAAAACTAATAGTTTTGATATAGATGTTGCTGCTAACAATATCGCAAATGTCAATACTATGGGTTTTAAGTATTCTACTACTCAATTTAAGGATATTTTTTATAGCACGATCACATCTCAATCCACCAATCCTACTCAAGGGGGCTATGGAACGGGAGCGGCTTCTTCTCAGATTGTTTTTGAGCAAGGTTCGCCTGTGGCAAGTGAGGGCGAATTTGATGTAGCGCTTCAAGGAAAAGGGTTTTTTGGTGTTTTAGGAGCTGATGGAGAGGCTTATTATACTCGAAATGGAGCCTTTAGAAGAGATGCTGCTGGCAATTTAGTGGATTCTTATGGGAATTTTGTTTTAGGAACTATGAATCCTGCTTTTGCTGGAGTGAGTTATAGTGATAGAGTTGCAGGACTTATGGGGGATTATCTTAACACAGGAACTCCTGTAAATAGTGGTTTTACTGTAAATTCAAATGACGTTTTTAATATAGGGACAACGGCTTCACAAGGAGTGATTAAAGTTCCTGTTAATATGTATTTGCCTCCGCAAGTAACTCAAAATGTAAAATGGAGTGGAAGTTTAAATACGAATGCAACAACAGAAGTGGTTAAAGTCGATCTTGATCCTGCGAAATTTAATGTCCAAAAGACTGAAGATGGAAAGTATATAGTTAGCGGTAGCGTAAGTAAAGAAGATGTATTTAGCGCTAAGGCAGGCGATAGAATACTTTTAAATTTTATCGATGATAATGGAGTAAAGACAAGTTTTGAAGCTACTTTGGATGAAAATTTGAATTTTACAAGTAATGAGCTTGATTTAAAAGGTTTAGATCCTAATAGTATAAAACTTGAAACAGCACAAATTTCAACAGAACAGCAAAAGGCCAATAAAGATATTTTAGAATCTTCCATTTATAATGCAGATGGCAGTAAAAGTATTCTTAGGCTTACGCTTGAGAGAATTTTGCCTCAAGAGGGCGAGAATATACAATATAAAGCTATCGCGCAAATTTTTAATTCTGATGGCGAAGCGGTGGGCAATCCAACTGAAGGAAGTATGGTTTTTGATAAAAATGGAGCCTTGCTTCAAAACAATATCACAAGTATTGCAAATCCAAACGGCGGGACTATCAATATAGATTTAGGCACTCCTTATGACGCAAACAAACCAGGTTCAGGCTATAGTGGAATTTATATCAAAGAAGGGGTTGCAAAAAATATAGTTACACAGCAAGATGGTGTGGCTGAAGGGTTTTTTGATCAATACAGCATATCAGATGATGGTAGCATAGTCGCACAATTTAGCAATGGTAAAGCCGCCATAGTAGGAAAACTTGCTTTGTATAATTTCATCAATGAGCAAGGATTGGCTGCTATGGGTGATAATATCTTTGCTGCAACAGCCAATAGCGGAGATGCTAGTTTTATCATGAAAGATGGACAAGTGATCAATACAGCTGAATTTAAGGGTGGATTTTTAGAACAATCTAATGTTGATTTGAGTGTTCAATTATCCAATCTTATAGCAACTCAAAAATCTTTTGATGCAAGTTCTAAAAGCATCACTACAAGTGATCAAATGATACAAAAAGCTATCAATATGAAAAGATAA
- a CDS encoding DASS family sodium-coupled anion symporter: MEKKKIPMLILCILIALAFWIIPTPIGLEENSWHFLGLFIAVIMAVILQVMPLGAVCMIAIAIVALSGITTTQSSVRATHIKTLEAIVLKDNSNIYKVAMDKKSQASVLENLIKANVAKNLEPKVNEILKSNSNIEYQIDSLSKLYAKATSKVATQKLVDESKIAALNSLALEFMSQKDIDEKVNTAISSLKSKTGIKDALSGFSNSLIWLIVVSIIVARGVIKTGLGERLAYYFISIFGKKTLGIAYSIAFCETILAPVTPSNTARAGAIINPIVQAIARSFKSTPEDGTQNKIGTYLSLVNFQANPISSAMFITATAPNPLVVDLVAQATNLEVHLTWGQWALGMFLPGIAAMLLMPLVIYFLSPPEIKSTPNAKIFAKGKLEELGAMKGSEKIMLGVFVLLLLLWAGALGFLFGISLDATSVALLGLSLVLVSGVLTFGEVLAEKAAWNTLVWFSALVMMATLLGKLGVTQFLAEALGEFASAMGLGEISIMIFLSLAFLYTHYFFASTTAHISAMFFVFYSAGLALGAPPLLYAFIMIASGNVMMALTHYATGTAPVIFGTGYVSLKKWWSVGFVISVIDITVMILVGLVWWKFLGFY; encoded by the coding sequence ATGGAGAAAAAGAAAATTCCCATGCTTATATTGTGCATCCTTATCGCACTTGCATTTTGGATAATCCCTACTCCTATAGGTTTAGAGGAGAATTCTTGGCATTTTCTTGGACTTTTTATCGCGGTGATTATGGCGGTCATCTTACAAGTGATGCCTTTAGGAGCTGTGTGTATGATAGCTATTGCTATTGTCGCACTAAGCGGAATCACGACTACTCAAAGTTCTGTTCGTGCTACGCATATAAAAACTCTTGAAGCCATTGTCTTAAAAGATAATTCCAATATCTATAAAGTTGCTATGGATAAAAAATCGCAAGCTAGCGTGTTGGAAAATCTCATCAAAGCAAATGTGGCTAAAAATTTAGAACCTAAAGTAAATGAGATTTTAAAATCTAATTCAAACATAGAATATCAAATAGATAGCCTAAGCAAACTTTATGCAAAAGCGACTTCAAAAGTTGCTACACAAAAGCTTGTTGATGAGAGCAAGATCGCAGCACTAAACTCTTTAGCTCTTGAATTTATGTCTCAAAAAGATATAGATGAAAAAGTTAATACTGCAATATCAAGTTTAAAATCAAAAACAGGTATTAAGGATGCTTTAAGTGGATTTTCTAATTCTTTAATTTGGCTCATAGTAGTTTCTATCATTGTAGCTCGTGGAGTTATTAAAACAGGACTTGGAGAGCGTTTGGCGTATTATTTTATCAGTATCTTTGGTAAGAAAACTTTAGGTATTGCGTATTCGATCGCATTTTGTGAAACTATCTTAGCTCCTGTAACTCCTTCAAATACAGCAAGAGCGGGCGCGATAATCAATCCTATAGTTCAGGCTATCGCAAGAAGTTTTAAATCCACTCCTGAAGATGGAACACAAAATAAAATAGGCACTTATCTTTCTTTGGTGAATTTCCAAGCCAATCCTATTTCTTCGGCAATGTTTATCACAGCCACTGCTCCAAATCCATTAGTTGTTGATTTGGTCGCTCAAGCTACAAATTTAGAAGTACATTTAACTTGGGGACAATGGGCTTTAGGTATGTTTTTACCTGGCATAGCGGCTATGCTTTTAATGCCTTTGGTGATTTATTTTCTTTCTCCACCAGAGATTAAATCAACCCCAAATGCTAAGATTTTTGCAAAGGGTAAGTTAGAAGAACTTGGTGCTATGAAGGGTAGTGAAAAGATTATGCTAGGTGTTTTTGTATTGCTTTTGCTTTTATGGGCAGGGGCTTTGGGCTTTCTTTTTGGAATTTCTCTTGATGCTACAAGTGTTGCTTTGCTCGGTCTTTCTTTGGTTTTAGTAAGCGGAGTTTTGACTTTTGGTGAGGTGTTAGCAGAAAAAGCTGCTTGGAATACTTTAGTATGGTTTTCAGCCCTTGTAATGATGGCAACTTTGCTTGGAAAGCTCGGCGTAACGCAGTTTTTGGCTGAAGCTTTGGGTGAATTTGCCTCTGCTATGGGACTTGGTGAAATTTCTATTATGATTTTCTTAAGCCTTGCCTTTTTATATACGCATTATTTCTTTGCTTCAACCACAGCACATATTTCAGCTATGTTTTTTGTATTTTATAGTGCAGGACTTGCTTTAGGGGCTCCACCACTTCTTTATGCTTTTATTATGATAGCATCAGGAAATGTTATGATGGCCTTAACGCATTATGCAACAGGAACAGCTCCAGTTATTTTTGGAACAGGTTATGTAAGTCTTAAAAAATGGTGGTCCGTAGGATTTGTTATTTCAGTGATAGATATAACCGTAATGATACTTGTTGGACTTGTATGGTGGAAATTTTTGGGATTTTATTAA
- the mnmA gene encoding tRNA 2-thiouridine(34) synthase MnmA, translating to MKILVAMSGGVDSTVTAYKLKNAGHEVIGCYMKLHGKPNYHEENIKKVEKVANFLQIPYHVLDLQEDFKNKVYMPFVDTYKEGKTPNPCALCNRFIKLGKLLEFAKSLGCEKLATGHYARLENNLIRTAVDESKDQSYFLASADKEALKYLIFPLGEMKKEDVKKFASTIEVLKSFATQKESSEICFVEDTYVQVLDQFMDTKIPGEVLDSSGKVVGKHEGYMHYTIGKRRGFEVRGAHEPHFVLKINPKQNQIIVGTKEELKINEFKLKNINLFIDAKELDCEVKIRYRSKSTPCKVIISDDKSASISLKESVYGLASGQMAVFYDDDKVIASGFIE from the coding sequence ATGAAAATTCTAGTCGCTATGAGTGGTGGGGTCGATAGCACAGTCACTGCTTATAAACTCAAAAATGCGGGGCATGAAGTTATAGGCTGTTATATGAAACTTCATGGCAAACCTAATTATCATGAAGAAAATATCAAAAAAGTAGAAAAAGTTGCCAATTTCTTACAAATTCCTTATCATGTTTTAGACTTGCAAGAAGACTTTAAAAATAAAGTTTATATGCCTTTTGTAGATACTTACAAAGAGGGCAAAACGCCTAATCCTTGTGCTTTATGCAATCGCTTTATTAAACTTGGAAAACTCTTAGAATTTGCTAAAAGTTTGGGCTGTGAAAAGCTTGCTACGGGACATTATGCAAGACTTGAAAACAATCTTATCCGCACAGCTGTTGATGAAAGCAAGGATCAAAGCTATTTTTTAGCCAGTGCGGACAAAGAAGCTTTAAAATACCTCATCTTTCCATTAGGTGAAATGAAAAAAGAAGATGTGAAAAAATTTGCTTCTACCATAGAAGTTTTAAAATCATTTGCAACTCAAAAAGAAAGTTCTGAAATTTGCTTTGTTGAAGATACTTATGTGCAAGTTTTAGATCAATTTATGGATACTAAAATTCCAGGAGAAGTACTAGATAGTAGCGGTAAGGTTGTAGGAAAACACGAAGGCTATATGCACTATACCATAGGCAAAAGACGCGGTTTTGAAGTGCGCGGGGCACACGAACCGCATTTTGTTTTAAAGATCAATCCTAAACAAAATCAAATCATCGTTGGCACCAAAGAAGAATTAAAAATCAATGAATTTAAACTCAAAAATATCAATCTTTTCATCGATGCAAAAGAACTTGATTGCGAAGTAAAAATCCGCTATAGATCAAAATCTACCCCATGTAAAGTCATTATAAGTGATGATAAAAGCGCGAGCATTTCTTTAAAAGAGAGTGTTTATGGCTTAGCAAGTGGGCAAATGGCAGTATTTTACGATGATGACAAAGTCATTGCGAGTGGGTTTATAGAATAA
- a CDS encoding TIGR00730 family Rossman fold protein translates to MDTKISQDLEKFANIPNLKNAITFFGSARLKEDSFYYQEAKKLANLCVENGFCVVSGGGGGIMRAANAGAAKCKNDANFIKSVGFNILLPFEQKLNDFVEYNITFESLAIRKMALIEKSLAFVIFPGGFGTLDELCEVLTLKQLGFKNNVPIILFGSEFWQGFDEFVRNSLLKLEVISKGDELKYEITDDLDYIINTLKEL, encoded by the coding sequence ATGGATACGAAAATAAGCCAAGATTTAGAAAAATTTGCTAATATACCAAACCTAAAAAATGCCATAACTTTTTTTGGTTCTGCAAGATTAAAAGAAGATAGTTTTTATTATCAAGAGGCCAAAAAATTAGCTAATTTATGTGTAGAAAATGGCTTTTGTGTCGTTAGCGGCGGAGGTGGAGGCATTATGCGCGCGGCTAATGCTGGCGCTGCCAAATGTAAAAACGATGCAAATTTTATAAAATCGGTAGGTTTTAATATACTTTTGCCTTTTGAGCAAAAATTAAACGATTTTGTAGAATATAACATAACTTTTGAGAGCTTAGCCATACGCAAAATGGCTCTTATTGAAAAGAGTCTAGCTTTTGTGATTTTCCCAGGCGGCTTTGGAACACTTGATGAATTGTGTGAAGTACTTACACTAAAACAACTTGGATTTAAAAACAATGTTCCTATTATCTTGTTTGGGAGTGAATTTTGGCAAGGCTTTGATGAGTTCGTCAGAAATTCTTTGCTAAAACTTGAAGTCATTTCCAAAGGAGACGAGTTAAAGTATGAAATCACTGACGATTTAGATTATATAATCAATACTTTAAAGGAACTCTAA
- the fliY gene encoding flagellar motor switch protein FliY, producing the protein MINEFLKLFTNECTSTIEGLTGKSAEFSEYKEFDVSSQDTLKPPLVYAVFNIKEGGKIGILAGAVLMSAIGEWMMGEEEISKNDQLGPDEMDAAKEAIQNIISAFSTTLGAQKDIPKMDFEISSCEFVAENVDFKDFTKLYFFDVKIEDLEEQISLIVDQTLHNILSGKAADDGHAHSSSNSENKGFEISEELKNINLIMDVRLPVRVRIGNKKMLLKDVLTMDIGSVVELNQLANDPLEILIGDKRIAYGEVVIVDGNFGVQITEIGSKKERLEQLR; encoded by the coding sequence ATGATCAATGAATTTTTAAAATTATTTACAAACGAATGCACCAGCACGATAGAAGGACTTACGGGAAAAAGTGCAGAATTTAGCGAATATAAAGAATTTGATGTTTCATCGCAAGATACACTTAAGCCCCCTCTTGTTTATGCGGTTTTTAACATCAAAGAAGGTGGTAAAATAGGTATATTAGCAGGTGCTGTGCTTATGAGTGCTATTGGCGAATGGATGATGGGCGAAGAAGAAATTTCTAAAAACGATCAACTAGGGCCTGATGAAATGGACGCTGCTAAAGAAGCAATTCAAAACATCATTTCGGCTTTTTCTACCACTTTAGGCGCACAAAAAGACATACCAAAAATGGATTTTGAAATCAGCTCTTGCGAATTTGTAGCAGAAAATGTTGATTTTAAAGATTTTACAAAACTTTATTTCTTTGATGTCAAAATAGAAGACTTAGAAGAGCAAATTTCTTTGATTGTAGATCAAACCCTTCATAATATTTTAAGCGGCAAAGCTGCAGATGATGGCCATGCACACTCTAGCTCAAATTCCGAAAATAAAGGCTTTGAGATAAGTGAGGAACTTAAAAATATCAATCTCATCATGGATGTGCGTTTGCCTGTGCGTGTAAGAATTGGCAACAAAAAAATGCTTTTAAAAGATGTTTTAACCATGGATATAGGCTCTGTAGTAGAGCTTAATCAACTTGCAAATGATCCACTTGAAATATTAATCGGTGATAAAAGAATTGCCTATGGCGAAGTAGTAATCGTCGATGGAAATTTCGGCGTTCAAATCACAGAAATTGGCTCTAAAAAAGAAAGATTAGAACAATTAAGATAA
- the fliM gene encoding flagellar motor switch protein FliM — translation MAEILSQEEIDALLEVVDDNTDTPTASNSKDGKDERNIVVYDFKRPNRVSKEQLRTIKGIHDKLARNLASQISSMMRSIVETKLHSVDQMTYGEFLMSLPSPTSFNVFSIKPLDGNCVLEINPSIAFPMIDRLLGGQGDSYEASRELTDIELNLLDSILRIIMQRLKESWATVTEIYPSIEAKESSPNVVQIVSQNEIVIMVVMEIIIGNSSGMVNICYPVVHLESILSRLANRDIMMGETSAKKSRNKELKTLIGRAEVVYEAILGKTLINVHEFLELKQGDILRLDREADDKAIVSIDKKDVFLAQIGLHRFRKSIKILELIRTDKDEIKEILERYEEERKAKASVYDEPEEEEEEI, via the coding sequence ATGGCAGAAATACTCTCCCAAGAAGAAATTGACGCTCTACTTGAAGTTGTTGATGATAATACCGATACGCCTACAGCCTCCAATTCAAAAGATGGAAAAGATGAAAGAAATATAGTCGTATATGACTTTAAGCGTCCAAATAGGGTATCTAAAGAGCAGCTTAGAACGATCAAAGGTATACACGATAAACTAGCAAGAAATTTAGCTTCTCAAATTTCATCTATGATGAGAAGTATTGTTGAAACCAAGCTTCACTCGGTGGATCAAATGACTTATGGTGAGTTCTTGATGTCCCTACCAAGCCCTACAAGCTTTAACGTTTTCTCTATCAAGCCTCTTGATGGAAACTGCGTTTTAGAGATTAACCCAAGCATTGCTTTCCCTATGATAGATAGACTTTTAGGAGGTCAAGGCGATAGCTATGAGGCTTCGCGAGAGCTTACCGATATAGAGCTTAATTTGCTTGATTCTATTTTGCGTATTATTATGCAAAGACTTAAAGAAAGCTGGGCTACAGTAACTGAAATTTACCCTAGCATAGAAGCTAAAGAATCAAGCCCCAATGTTGTACAAATCGTATCGCAAAACGAAATCGTTATCATGGTGGTAATGGAAATCATCATAGGAAATTCAAGCGGTATGGTAAATATCTGCTATCCTGTTGTCCATTTAGAAAGTATCTTGAGTCGTTTAGCAAATCGCGATATTATGATGGGTGAAACTTCGGCTAAAAAATCGCGTAACAAAGAGCTTAAAACTCTCATCGGTCGTGCTGAAGTAGTTTATGAAGCGATTTTAGGAAAAACTCTCATCAATGTTCATGAATTTCTAGAACTCAAACAAGGCGATATCTTAAGGCTAGATAGAGAAGCTGATGATAAAGCCATAGTAAGCATAGATAAAAAAGATGTTTTCTTGGCACAAATTGGCTTGCATCGCTTTAGAAAATCTATTAAAATTCTTGAACTTATACGCACTGATAAAGATGAAATTAAAGAAATTCTAGAAAGATATGAAGAGGAGCGTAAGGCAAAAGCTAGCGTTTATGATGAGCCTGAAGAGGAGGAAGAAGAAATATGA
- a CDS encoding RNA polymerase sigma factor FliA codes for MQKEPPKAYAQMIKDEQDQLVLSYMPALRAMAFRLKERLPSSIDVNDLISIGVEEMIKLSRRYDKEQNDSFWGFARKRVNGAMLDFLRSLDVMSRNNRKIIKDIDILIDEYFREHEEEPDDEYLAQKLGLDIEKIKEVRTAHAISYTLSIDDQLELYNEDDTLEKLEKEQLLEKIHEVLEDLKERDQLIIQLYYYEELSLKEISEILEISESRISQIHKKLLKKLRERLV; via the coding sequence ATGCAAAAAGAGCCGCCTAAAGCTTATGCTCAAATGATAAAAGATGAACAAGATCAGCTAGTTTTATCCTATATGCCTGCACTTCGTGCAATGGCTTTTAGGTTAAAGGAGCGCTTGCCTTCTAGCATTGATGTGAATGATCTTATCAGCATTGGTGTTGAAGAGATGATCAAGCTTTCACGCCGCTACGATAAAGAACAAAATGATAGCTTTTGGGGGTTTGCTAGAAAGCGTGTTAATGGCGCTATGCTCGATTTTTTACGCTCTTTGGATGTAATGAGTCGCAATAACCGCAAAATTATTAAAGATATCGATATTTTAATCGATGAATATTTTAGAGAACACGAAGAAGAGCCTGATGATGAATATCTAGCTCAAAAACTTGGCTTGGATATAGAAAAGATCAAAGAAGTACGCACCGCACATGCTATTAGTTATACTTTATCTATCGATGATCAATTAGAACTTTATAATGAAGATGATACTTTAGAAAAATTAGAAAAAGAACAACTTTTAGAAAAAATTCATGAAGTATTAGAAGATCTTAAAGAGCGTGATCAACTCATTATCCAACTTTATTATTATGAAGAACTCAGCCTTAAGGAGATCAGTGAAATTTTAGAGATTAGCGAGAGTAGAATTTCACAAATTCATAAAAAACTTTTAAAAAAACTTAGAGAAAGGCTAGTGTAA